A region of Selenomonadales bacterium 4137-cl DNA encodes the following proteins:
- the lpxI gene encoding UDP-2,3-diacylglucosamine diphosphatase LpxI (LpxI, functionally equivalent to LpxH, replaces it in LPS biosynthesis in a minority of bacteria.), with the protein MKTIGLLAGVGRLPVEFARAASGMGFTVIAVGVVPGIDPELAAAASKYFDIGAGELDRIIATLKAEGAQEVTMLGKVTKELLFTGAVKLDDRARKLFAGLADNSDDTIMLALVRELAHEGIGVLDQTAMIRALMPPPGLITSRPPTAAEEADIEFGFRMAKEIGALDIGQTVVVKNRAVLAVEAIEGTDACIRRGGQLGRGGAVVAKVAKPGQDARFDVPTVGTDTIRAMIEGGASALVIEAGRTLLVDRNKVAALADENSITIIAR; encoded by the coding sequence ATGAAGACAATAGGATTACTGGCCGGCGTCGGCAGACTGCCGGTAGAATTCGCCCGTGCCGCCTCCGGCATGGGCTTTACCGTGATTGCCGTCGGCGTGGTTCCGGGGATCGATCCCGAACTGGCCGCCGCGGCGAGCAAATACTTCGACATCGGCGCCGGCGAACTGGACCGCATCATTGCCACCCTCAAGGCAGAGGGCGCGCAGGAGGTCACCATGCTCGGCAAGGTGACCAAAGAGCTGCTGTTCACCGGAGCGGTCAAACTCGACGACCGGGCCCGGAAGCTTTTCGCCGGCCTCGCCGACAACAGCGACGACACCATTATGCTGGCCTTGGTGCGCGAATTGGCGCACGAAGGGATCGGCGTGCTCGACCAGACCGCCATGATCCGCGCCCTGATGCCGCCGCCAGGCCTTATAACCAGCCGGCCGCCGACCGCGGCCGAGGAGGCCGACATCGAATTTGGCTTCCGCATGGCCAAAGAGATCGGCGCCCTCGACATCGGCCAGACGGTCGTCGTCAAAAATAGGGCGGTGCTCGCGGTCGAGGCCATCGAGGGTACCGACGCCTGTATCCGTCGCGGCGGTCAGTTGGGCCGGGGCGGGGCGGTTGTCGCCAAAGTCGCGAAACCCGGTCAGGACGCCCGCTTCGACGTACCCACGGTAGGCACCGACACCATCCGGGCCATGATCGAAGGGGGCGCAAGCGCCCTGGTGATCGAGGCCGGCCGGACGTTGCTGGTGGACCGCAACAAGGTCGCGGCGCTGGCCGACGAGAACAGCATCACCATTATTGCCCGCTGA
- the lpxC gene encoding UDP-3-O-acyl-N-acetylglucosamine deacetylase: MSYQTTLGKSVAYTGIGLHSGRDVTITLQPAPADTGIVFVRTDLPGAPRVKATAANVTSTLRATTIEDGAAKVFTVEHLLAVFFAMGIDNCLVEITAAEPPVGDGSSLPFVSLVEEAGIAALAAPCRYTPLPAAQVVRFPDKFIAILPYDGLRVSFTSVNPHPLIGIQYGDFEISTDTFIREIAPARTIGFMHEVEALQAQGLALGGSLENAVVYDGDKILTPLRFPDELVRHKILDVLGDLALVGRIRGHVVAVKSSHALNTALAKQIAASAQK; encoded by the coding sequence ATGTCGTATCAGACCACCCTCGGGAAATCCGTCGCTTATACGGGAATAGGCCTTCACTCGGGCCGGGACGTCACCATCACCCTGCAGCCCGCCCCGGCTGACACCGGCATCGTCTTCGTCCGCACTGATCTCCCGGGAGCGCCGCGGGTAAAGGCAACCGCCGCCAACGTTACGTCCACCCTGCGGGCGACGACGATTGAGGATGGGGCTGCCAAGGTTTTTACCGTGGAGCACCTGCTGGCCGTCTTTTTCGCCATGGGGATCGATAACTGCCTGGTCGAAATCACCGCCGCCGAGCCGCCCGTGGGCGACGGCAGCTCCCTCCCCTTTGTGAGCCTGGTGGAAGAGGCCGGTATCGCCGCTCTGGCGGCGCCGTGCCGCTACACCCCGCTGCCGGCGGCGCAGGTGGTACGCTTCCCCGATAAATTCATCGCCATCCTGCCGTATGACGGCCTTAGGGTCAGCTTCACGTCCGTCAACCCGCACCCCTTGATCGGCATCCAGTACGGCGACTTCGAAATCTCGACCGACACGTTCATCCGCGAAATCGCCCCGGCGAGGACCATTGGCTTCATGCACGAGGTCGAAGCCCTGCAGGCGCAGGGCCTGGCTCTCGGCGGCAGCCTCGAAAACGCGGTGGTATACGACGGCGATAAAATTCTTACCCCGCTGCGCTTTCCCGACGAGCTCGTCAGACATAAGATCCTCGACGTGCTCGGCGACCTGGCGTTGGTCGGAAGGATCCGCGGCCACGTCGTCGCGGTGAAATCCAGCCACGCGCTCAACACCGCGCTGGCGAAGCAAATAGCGGCAAGCGCTCAAAAGTGA
- a CDS encoding amino acid ABC transporter ATP-binding protein — protein MLTINNLHKRFGKVTAVADVSLDVKKGETVVLMGPSGCGKSTTIRTVNRLVEPDGGRIFFAGRDITAIAPEEMRAVRKRIGFVFQQFNLISRLTAEENVMLGLVMDGMPRELAGEKAMAALAKVGLESCRGQKPGELSGGQQQRVGIARALAFEPELMLWDEPTASLDPILVREVLVVMEELAKYNANTMVVVTHELPFALHVADRIVLMDKGRVVEEGVPDKVFVTPASEVGQRYKELIEYQMNTSALTLAGKRVA, from the coding sequence ATGCTCACCATAAATAATCTTCACAAACGGTTCGGCAAAGTTACAGCCGTAGCGGACGTCAGCCTCGACGTGAAGAAAGGCGAGACGGTCGTGCTCATGGGCCCCTCGGGGTGCGGCAAGTCCACTACCATCCGCACCGTAAACCGGCTCGTCGAGCCGGACGGAGGCCGGATCTTCTTCGCCGGCCGCGACATCACCGCCATCGCCCCCGAGGAAATGCGGGCGGTGCGAAAACGCATCGGTTTCGTTTTCCAGCAATTCAACCTCATCAGCCGTCTGACGGCCGAAGAAAACGTAATGCTTGGACTGGTAATGGACGGGATGCCGCGCGAGCTGGCCGGCGAGAAAGCCATGGCCGCGCTCGCCAAGGTCGGCCTTGAAAGCTGTCGCGGCCAAAAACCCGGGGAACTGTCGGGCGGCCAGCAGCAACGGGTGGGCATCGCCCGCGCGCTGGCCTTCGAACCCGAGCTGATGCTCTGGGACGAACCCACTGCCTCGCTCGACCCTATCCTGGTCAGGGAAGTGCTTGTGGTCATGGAGGAACTCGCAAAATACAACGCCAACACCATGGTGGTCGTCACTCACGAACTGCCTTTCGCTCTCCATGTCGCCGACCGGATCGTCCTTATGGACAAAGGCCGGGTAGTCGAAGAAGGCGTGCCCGACAAAGTCTTTGTCACCCCCGCGTCGGAGGTCGGCCAGCGTTATAAAGAGCTCATCGAATACCAGATGAACACCAGCGCCCTTACCCTCGCCGGCAAGCGCGTCGCCTGA
- the lpxA gene encoding acyl-ACP--UDP-N-acetylglucosamine O-acyltransferase, with translation MKPETVVIPIRKIHETAVIHPGARIGKEVEIGPYAVIGENVLIGDGTKVGAHVVIDGWTSIGKNCILYPSASIGTDPQDLKFRGEKSYVFIGDETQIREFATVNRATGEGEETRIGSHCLLQAYTHVAHNCILGNHVIMSNCATLAGHVVVEDRAIISGLSGVHQFVKIGRNAFIGGASKVVQDVPPFVIVDGHPAKVCGLNSVGIARAGISELARRNLKKAYKILYRSNLTLPQAIAVMEQELDSCEEVEHILRFLRNAERGICRGRRDEEE, from the coding sequence ATGAAGCCGGAAACTGTCGTAATACCGATTCGTAAAATACACGAAACAGCTGTCATACACCCGGGCGCCCGTATCGGCAAAGAAGTCGAGATCGGACCGTATGCGGTCATCGGCGAAAACGTCCTGATCGGCGACGGCACCAAAGTCGGCGCTCATGTCGTCATAGACGGCTGGACCAGTATCGGTAAGAACTGCATCCTTTATCCCAGCGCTTCCATCGGCACCGATCCCCAAGACCTCAAATTCCGCGGCGAAAAGAGCTACGTTTTCATAGGCGACGAAACCCAGATCCGCGAGTTCGCCACCGTCAACCGCGCGACCGGCGAAGGCGAGGAAACCCGCATCGGTTCGCATTGCCTGCTGCAGGCGTACACCCACGTCGCCCACAACTGCATCCTCGGCAACCATGTCATCATGTCCAACTGCGCGACGCTGGCCGGCCACGTCGTCGTGGAAGACCGGGCGATCATCAGCGGCCTTTCCGGGGTGCACCAGTTCGTCAAGATCGGCCGCAACGCCTTCATCGGCGGCGCCTCCAAGGTAGTCCAGGACGTGCCTCCGTTTGTCATCGTCGACGGCCATCCGGCCAAAGTCTGCGGGCTCAACAGCGTGGGCATCGCTCGCGCCGGCATCAGTGAACTGGCCCGCCGCAACCTCAAAAAAGCCTACAAGATTCTATATCGCTCCAACCTTACCCTGCCGCAGGCGATCGCCGTGATGGAGCAGGAACTCGACTCCTGCGAGGAAGTCGAACACATCCTCCGCTTCCTGCGCAACGCCGAGCGCGGCATCTGCCGCGGCCGCAGGGACGAAGAGGAATAG
- the fabZ gene encoding 3-hydroxyacyl-ACP dehydratase FabZ produces MLTVPQIQAIIPHRYPFLLVDRIVEIEPMKRAVGIKNVTANEQFFQGHFPGKPIMPGVLLLEAMAQVGGVAMLHSDEFSGKLAVFAGIDRVKFRRPVVPGDQVRMVAEIMKMRGTMGKIWAEAFVDGELVAEGEFLFALT; encoded by the coding sequence ATGTTGACCGTGCCTCAGATCCAGGCGATCATCCCGCATCGCTACCCGTTCCTGCTGGTCGACCGCATCGTCGAAATCGAGCCCATGAAAAGAGCCGTGGGCATAAAAAATGTTACCGCCAACGAGCAGTTTTTTCAGGGCCATTTCCCTGGCAAGCCCATCATGCCCGGCGTCCTGCTCCTTGAGGCGATGGCCCAGGTGGGCGGCGTGGCGATGCTCCACAGCGACGAATTCTCCGGCAAGCTGGCGGTTTTCGCCGGCATAGACCGGGTTAAGTTTCGCAGGCCGGTGGTGCCGGGCGACCAAGTGCGGATGGTGGCCGAGATTATGAAAATGCGCGGCACCATGGGTAAGATATGGGCCGAGGCTTTTGTCGACGGCGAACTGGTGGCCGAGGGAGAATTTCTCTTTGCCCTTACCTGA